The following proteins are co-located in the Citrobacter freundii ATCC 8090 = MTCC 1658 = NBRC 12681 genome:
- the mscM gene encoding miniconductance mechanosensitive channel MscM: MRLIITFLMAWCLSLGAYAATAPDAKQLTQELEQAKAAKPAQPETVEALQSALNALEERKGSLERAQQYQQVIDNFPKLSATLRAQLSNLRDEPRNVPTGLSTDALNQEILQVSSQLLEKSRQAQQEQDRAREIADSLSQLPQQQTDARRQLNELERRIGTANGNSAQNQAMQAESAKLKALVDELELAQLSANNRQELARMRSELAEKQSQQLDTYLQALRNQLNSQRQREAERALESTELLAENSAGLPEGIVDQFKVNRELSQALNQQAQRMDLVASQQRQAASQTLQVRQALNTLREQSQWLGVSNMLGEALRAQVSRLPEMPKPQQLDTEMAQLRVHRMRYEDLLNKQPQLRQIHQADGQPLTAEQSSILNAQLRTQRELLNSLLQGGDTLILELTKLKVSNSQLEDALKEVNEATHRYLFWTSDVSPISLSWPVDIVQDLRRLISLDTFNQLGKASVMMLTSKETLLPLFAALVLVGFSLSSRKHFTRFLERSSARVGKVTQDHFWLTIRTVFWSILVASPLPVLWATLGYGLQEAWPYPLAVAIGDGVTATVPMLWAVMICATFARPNGLFIAHFGWPRNRVAKAMHYYLMSIGLIVPLIMAVIMFDNLNDREFSASLGRLCFILICGALAVVTLSLKRAGIPLYLDKEGNSDNMVNSMLWNMLMGAPLIAILAAAVGYLATSQALLARLETSVAIWFLLLVVYHVIRRWMLIQRRRLAFDRAKHRRAEMLAQRARGEEEPPHSTSLEGTIDVDESEVDLDAISAQSLRLVRSILMLIALLSVIVLWSEIHSAFGFLENISLWDVTSTVQGVESLEPITLGAVLIAILVFIITTQLVRNLPALLELALLQHLDLTPGTGYAITTITKYLLMLIGGLVGFSMIGIEWSKLQWLVAALGVGLGFGLQEIFANFISGLIILFEKPIRIGDTVTIRDLTGSVTKINTRATTISDWDRKEIIVPNKAFITEQFINWSLSDSVTRVVLTIPAPSEANSEEVTQILLTAAHRCSLVIDNPAPEVFLVDLQQGIQIFELRIYAAEMGHRMPLRHEIHQLILAGFREHGIDMPFPPFQMRLESLGGKQTGRTLSSAGRGSRPAGSL; this comes from the coding sequence GTGCGCCTGATTATCACTTTTCTGATGGCCTGGTGCCTCAGCCTGGGGGCGTACGCTGCGACGGCCCCCGATGCCAAACAACTCACCCAGGAACTGGAGCAGGCAAAAGCGGCAAAACCCGCTCAGCCAGAAACCGTCGAGGCGCTCCAGTCCGCGCTGAATGCCCTTGAGGAGCGGAAAGGCTCTCTCGAGCGCGCACAGCAATATCAGCAGGTTATTGATAACTTCCCCAAGCTGTCCGCAACGTTACGCGCACAGCTTAGTAACCTGCGCGATGAACCGCGCAATGTACCAACCGGGCTCTCTACCGATGCATTAAACCAGGAGATCCTCCAGGTTAGCAGCCAACTGCTGGAAAAGAGTCGTCAGGCCCAGCAGGAGCAGGATCGCGCCCGGGAAATCGCCGACTCGTTAAGCCAGCTTCCTCAACAGCAAACCGATGCCCGCCGCCAGCTCAATGAGCTTGAGCGCCGCATTGGTACCGCCAACGGCAATTCCGCGCAGAATCAGGCGATGCAAGCTGAATCCGCCAAACTTAAAGCCCTGGTCGATGAACTGGAGCTGGCACAGCTTTCCGCCAATAACCGTCAGGAACTGGCGCGTATGCGCTCCGAACTGGCAGAAAAGCAGAGTCAACAACTCGACACTTACCTGCAGGCTTTGCGCAATCAACTCAACAGTCAGCGTCAGCGCGAAGCAGAGCGAGCGCTGGAAAGTACCGAACTGCTGGCGGAAAACAGCGCGGGACTGCCGGAAGGTATTGTCGATCAGTTCAAGGTTAACCGCGAGCTGTCTCAGGCCTTGAACCAACAGGCGCAACGTATGGACCTGGTCGCCTCGCAGCAGCGTCAGGCTGCCAGCCAAACGCTGCAGGTCCGCCAGGCCTTGAATACGCTGCGAGAGCAGTCTCAGTGGCTTGGGGTTTCAAATATGCTGGGAGAAGCGCTGCGCGCGCAGGTATCCCGTCTGCCGGAAATGCCCAAGCCCCAGCAGTTGGATACCGAAATGGCGCAGCTTCGCGTGCACCGTATGCGCTATGAGGATCTCCTCAACAAACAGCCGCAGCTGCGTCAAATTCATCAGGCCGATGGACAACCTCTGACCGCTGAACAGAGCAGTATTCTCAACGCCCAGCTACGCACCCAGCGCGAGCTGCTGAACTCATTGTTACAGGGCGGCGATACGCTGATCCTTGAGCTGACCAAGCTCAAAGTCTCCAACAGCCAACTGGAAGATGCGCTAAAAGAGGTCAACGAAGCAACGCACCGCTATCTGTTCTGGACGTCAGACGTCAGTCCCATCTCGCTCTCCTGGCCTGTCGACATCGTTCAGGATCTGCGGCGTTTGATCTCATTAGATACGTTTAATCAGTTGGGTAAAGCCAGCGTCATGATGCTGACCAGCAAAGAAACACTATTGCCGCTGTTCGCGGCGTTGGTGCTGGTTGGCTTTAGCCTCTCTTCGCGCAAGCACTTCACCCGTTTCCTTGAACGCTCGTCCGCGCGAGTCGGGAAAGTCACCCAGGACCATTTCTGGCTGACAATACGCACGGTATTCTGGTCAATACTCGTCGCTTCTCCGTTGCCGGTGTTATGGGCAACGCTCGGTTACGGGTTGCAGGAAGCCTGGCCTTACCCGCTGGCTGTTGCTATCGGCGATGGCGTTACCGCCACGGTGCCTATGCTATGGGCGGTAATGATTTGCGCCACCTTTGCGCGTCCCAACGGTCTGTTCATTGCCCACTTTGGCTGGCCACGTAACCGCGTCGCGAAAGCCATGCACTACTACCTGATGAGCATCGGACTGATTGTCCCGCTGATCATGGCGGTGATTATGTTTGATAATCTCAATGACCGAGAATTCTCCGCCTCACTGGGACGTCTGTGCTTTATTCTGATTTGCGGTGCGCTGGCGGTCGTGACCCTGAGCCTGAAACGCGCCGGGATACCGCTGTACCTCGATAAAGAGGGCAACAGCGATAACATGGTCAATAGTATGCTGTGGAATATGCTGATGGGCGCGCCGCTGATTGCCATTCTCGCTGCGGCAGTGGGTTATCTCGCCACATCGCAAGCCCTGCTGGCACGTCTGGAAACATCCGTGGCGATTTGGTTCTTATTACTGGTGGTGTATCACGTCATCCGCCGCTGGATGCTAATTCAGCGCCGCCGCCTTGCGTTTGACCGCGCCAAACATCGACGCGCCGAAATGCTGGCGCAACGTGCGCGGGGCGAAGAGGAACCACCTCATTCAACCAGCCTTGAAGGTACGATCGATGTAGATGAAAGCGAAGTGGATCTGGATGCAATCAGCGCGCAATCGCTGCGCCTGGTACGTTCTATTCTGATGCTTATCGCCCTGCTCTCGGTCATTGTGCTGTGGTCAGAAATTCATTCCGCTTTCGGCTTCCTGGAAAACATCTCGTTGTGGGATGTCACCTCCACGGTGCAGGGCGTGGAAAGCTTAGAACCGATAACGCTGGGCGCGGTGCTCATTGCTATTCTGGTGTTTATCATCACCACCCAGCTAGTGCGCAACCTACCCGCGTTGCTGGAGCTGGCGCTACTGCAACATCTGGATTTAACCCCCGGCACCGGTTACGCCATCACCACTATCACTAAGTATCTTCTGATGCTGATTGGCGGCCTGGTGGGCTTCTCGATGATCGGTATTGAGTGGTCCAAACTGCAATGGCTGGTGGCGGCTCTCGGTGTCGGTCTGGGCTTTGGTTTGCAGGAGATCTTCGCCAACTTTATTTCCGGCCTGATTATCCTGTTTGAAAAGCCAATCCGCATTGGCGACACGGTTACAATTCGCGATCTCACCGGTAGCGTGACGAAAATTAATACCCGTGCCACCACTATCAGCGACTGGGACCGCAAAGAGATCATCGTACCCAACAAAGCCTTTATCACCGAACAGTTTATCAACTGGTCGCTATCCGATTCGGTTACCCGTGTGGTGTTAACCATCCCGGCACCGTCGGAGGCTAACAGCGAGGAGGTTACGCAGATCCTGCTGACTGCCGCACATCGTTGCTCGCTGGTTATCGATAACCCGGCGCCAGAAGTCTTCCTGGTTGACCTGCAACAAGGAATTCAAATCTTCGAACTGCGTATTTATGCCGCTGAAATGGGGCATCGCATGCCGCTGCGCCATGAAATCCACCAGCTGATTCTGGCAGGCTTCCGCGAGCATGGTATTGATATGCCATTCCCACCGTTCCAGATGCGTCTGGAAAGTCTCGGCGGTAAGCAAACAGGCAGAACATTAAGTTCTGCAGGAAGAGGCAGTCGCCCGGCGGGAAGTTTGTAA
- the asd gene encoding archaetidylserine decarboxylase (Phosphatidylserine decarboxylase is synthesized as a single chain precursor. Generation of the pyruvoyl active site from a Ser is coupled to cleavage of a Gly-Ser bond between the larger (beta) and smaller (alpha chains). It is an integral membrane protein.) gives MLNSFKLSLQYILPKLWLTRLAGWGASKRAGWLTKLVIDLFVKYYKVDMKEAQKPDTASYRTFNDFFVRPLRDDARPINTDPNVLVMPADGVINQLGNIEEDKLLQAKGHSYTLEALLAGNYQMADKFRNGTFVTTYLSPRDYHRVHMPCNGILREMMYVPGDLFSVNILTAQNVPNLFARNERVICLFDTEFGPMVQILVGATIVGSIETTWAGTITPPREGVIKRWTWPEGESEGSVALLKGQEMGRFKLGSTVINLFAPGKVNLVEQLQDLSVTKIGQPMAISTETFVTPEAEPTPLTKEEIEAEHDASPLVDDKKDES, from the coding sequence TTGTTAAACTCATTTAAGCTTTCGCTACAATACATTCTGCCGAAACTATGGCTCACTCGCCTGGCGGGTTGGGGTGCGAGCAAACGAGCGGGATGGCTGACCAAATTGGTTATCGATCTGTTCGTGAAATATTACAAGGTCGATATGAAAGAGGCGCAAAAGCCGGACACCGCCAGCTATCGCACCTTTAACGACTTCTTTGTTCGCCCGCTGCGCGACGATGCTCGCCCGATTAATACCGATCCAAACGTACTGGTCATGCCCGCTGACGGCGTGATCAACCAGTTAGGCAACATCGAAGAAGACAAATTGCTGCAGGCTAAAGGGCACAGCTATACCCTTGAAGCACTGTTGGCTGGCAACTATCAGATGGCGGACAAATTCCGCAACGGTACGTTTGTAACCACTTACTTGTCTCCACGCGATTACCACCGTGTACACATGCCGTGTAACGGTATCCTGCGTGAAATGATGTATGTGCCGGGCGATCTCTTCTCTGTAAACATCCTGACTGCGCAAAACGTACCGAACCTGTTTGCCCGCAACGAACGCGTAATCTGTTTGTTTGATACCGAATTTGGTCCGATGGTGCAGATTCTGGTCGGCGCGACTATCGTCGGCAGCATTGAAACCACATGGGCTGGCACCATTACCCCACCGCGTGAAGGCGTCATCAAGCGCTGGACCTGGCCGGAAGGCGAAAGCGAAGGGTCGGTAGCGCTGTTGAAAGGTCAGGAAATGGGCCGCTTTAAGCTCGGTTCCACCGTCATCAACCTGTTCGCACCTGGCAAAGTTAACCTGGTTGAGCAGTTGCAGGATCTTTCCGTGACCAAAATCGGCCAACCAATGGCCATCTCGACCGAGACTTTCGTGACGCCAGAGGCAGAACCGACCCCGCTGACGAAAGAAGAGATCGAAGCAGAACACGACGCCAGCCCGCTGGTTGACGACAAAAAAGACGAAAGTTAA
- the rsgA gene encoding small ribosomal subunit biogenesis GTPase RsgA, which yields MSKNKLSKGQQRRVNANHQRRLKTSTEKPDYDDNLFGETAEGIVISRFGMHADVESADGEIHRCNIRRTIRSLVTGDRVVWRPGKAAAEGVNVKGIVEAVHDRTSVLTRPDFYDGVKPIAANIDQIVIVSAILPELSLNIIDRYLVACETLHVEPIIVLNKIDLLDDEGMAFVNEQMDIYRDIGYRVLMVSSRTKDGLKPLEEALTDRISIFAGQSGVGKSSLLNNLLGLQEEILTNDVSDNSGLGQHTTTASRLYHFPHGGDVIDSPGVREFGLWHLEPEQITHGFVEFHDYLGHCKYRDCKHDTDPGCAIREAVEKGAIAETRFENYHRILESMAQVKTRKNFSDTDN from the coding sequence TTGAGTAAGAATAAACTCTCCAAAGGCCAACAGCGCCGTGTGAACGCCAATCACCAGCGTCGTCTTAAAACGTCCACGGAGAAGCCCGACTACGACGACAACCTCTTTGGCGAAACCGCTGAAGGCATCGTTATCAGCCGTTTTGGCATGCATGCCGACGTAGAGTCTGCTGACGGTGAAATTCACCGCTGCAACATCCGCCGTACAATTCGCTCGCTGGTTACTGGCGATCGCGTAGTCTGGCGCCCGGGTAAAGCGGCGGCTGAAGGCGTGAATGTCAAAGGTATCGTTGAAGCGGTACACGATCGTACCTCGGTACTGACACGTCCCGACTTTTACGACGGGGTAAAACCTATTGCCGCCAACATCGACCAGATCGTTATTGTCTCAGCCATCTTACCCGAGCTGTCACTCAATATTATCGACCGATATCTGGTAGCCTGCGAAACGCTACATGTTGAACCAATTATCGTACTGAATAAGATCGATCTGCTTGATGATGAAGGCATGGCCTTCGTTAACGAACAGATGGATATCTATCGCGACATTGGCTATCGGGTGTTGATGGTATCCAGCCGTACTAAAGACGGCCTGAAACCACTTGAAGAAGCATTAACCGATCGCATCAGCATTTTTGCCGGTCAGTCGGGCGTAGGTAAATCCAGCCTGCTCAATAATCTTCTCGGCCTGCAGGAAGAGATCCTGACCAACGATGTCTCCGACAACTCCGGTCTTGGACAGCACACTACCACGGCCTCTCGCCTGTATCACTTCCCGCACGGCGGCGACGTTATCGACTCCCCTGGCGTACGTGAGTTCGGACTGTGGCATCTGGAGCCGGAACAAATCACGCATGGCTTTGTCGAATTTCATGACTACCTGGGCCATTGCAAATACCGCGACTGCAAGCATGATACCGATCCAGGCTGCGCTATCCGTGAGGCTGTAGAAAAAGGAGCCATAGCCGAAACCCGGTTTGAAAATTATCACCGCATCCTGGAAAGCATGGCGCAGGTAAAAACGCGTAAAAACTTTTCTGATACAGACAACTGA